The window CTGTCAACTGAATTATTTAAGGGCNNNNNNNNNNNNNNNNNNNNNNNNNNNNNNNNNNNNNNNNNNNNNNNNNNNNNNNNNNNNNNNNNNNNNNNNNNNNNNNNNNNNNNNNNNNNNNNNNNNNGTCCCCATCATCCACATCATCCACATCATCCATTTGTCAATGTTGCTCTTTTTATCATTTCTTTCTGTTTGCAGAAGTTGCATATATTTGTTATATTTTTACGATATTGGTCTGAAGGGTATCTATAAGGGGGGCGATGGAGGTTGAGAACTGACTAATTACTATAGATAAAGGAGTTGAGCGATGGAACTAAAACGGGCAGGGGAGATGATGATACCCCTGGATGAATATGTGAGTATTCCTTACTGGTTTACTCTCCGTCAGGCCATGGCGGAGATGGAAAAGGCGGAGGTCGTTAAGGGTGGCCGAAAACACCCCCCACGCTTTATGCTTGTTTTCAATGAGAAATCCGAGCTTCTGGGGACAGTCCGGCGAAGGGATATCCTGCGCGGGCTGGAGCCGGAGTTTCTCACGGGTCTGCTGATAGATGTGCGGAAAAAGCTGTTCGATGTGAAAGTGGATCCGAAGCTATCTAAGATACCCACCGACAAGCTGTGGAAGGGCATTGAGGAACGGGCCGAACGTCCGGTAAGTGATGTGATGCGCCTTGTCAAGACGACGGTGGATTATGAAGACCACATCATAAAGGTTATCTACGAGATGGTGGACAGTAACATCAGTTTGCTGCCCGTCCTTAAGGACAAGGAGGTGGTTGGTGTAGTGCGTACCCTGGAGGTGTTCCACGAAATGGCCAGGCTTTTGGTGAAGTAAGTTCATAAAACTTTGGAGGCTTTTTATCGTAATGTGGACACGGATTTTCCCTTTCCTGAAATGGTTTGAGCGCTATAGCACCCCTGATCTTCGTGCAGATCTAATTTCCGGTCTGACGGTTGCCCTTGTCTTAATCCCTCAATCCATGGCCTATGCCCAATTAGCTGGCCTGCCTGTTTACTATGGCCTTTATGCAGCCTTCCTGCCACCCATGGTCGCCGCCCTGTTTGGTTCAAGCCACCAGCTTGCTACAGGACCGGTTGCCGTGGTTTCCCTGATGACGGCTACCGCCCTGGAGCCGCTGGCAACAGCAGGGGGTGAAGCTTTTATTGCCTACGCTATCTTTCTTGCCCTATTGGTGGGGATCTTTCAATTTGCCCTTGGTGTCCTCAGGCTCGGCCTGGTGGTTAATTTCCTCTCTCACCCCGTGGTAAACGGTTTTACCAATGCCGCAGCCCTTATCATTGCCTCGTCTCAGCTTGCAAAACTGTTCGGGGTTGAGGTGGACAATGCGGAACATCACTACGAAACCGTCCTTAATGCATGCAAAGCTGCCCTGGTTTCGACCCACTGGCCGACCATTGGATTGGCTGTCTTGGCCTTTGCCATTATGGTAGTTCTGAAACGCGTCAATCCGAGGATACCGAATGTACTGGTTGCCGTGGTGGTTACCACCCTGATTTCCTGGGCCGGCGGATTTGAGCATAGCTATAAGGGTGAGTTTGCCCTGATCGCCTCGCCTTACGTAAAGAAGACTATCGAAGAGTACAATGGTATCCTAAATAAAATCGAGGAGGGGAACAGGGCGAGGATACCTCTGAACGATAAGATCGAAGATGCTAAGAATGCAAATGGTTCACACTCAGTTGCCGTCATGGAACTTAAGCACCAGGTGGAGCTATTGAATCTCGAGATCGAGGGATTGAAAGAGAAGTCTCATGTATATCGCAGCAAGATGCGCGCCCTTGAGTTTGCCGCCGTGGAAGAAGGTAAGGGGAAACTGAAATTCTATACGGCGGGGGAATTACCGGCGGACTTAAAGACTGATGGGCGAAGATGGCGGCTTAAGGTGGGAAATCGCCGTCTGCAGGAGAAGGCTATTACTTTTGTCGGCGGTGGTTCTGTGGTGGGTGAAATCCCGAGGGGTCTTCCCGGTTTTACCCTGCCGAAGATCAATTTTACTGTCATGCTCAGTCTTTTTCCCATGGCGGCAATAATTTCCCTTCTCGGTTTTATGGAGGCGATCTCTATTGCCAAGGCCATGGC of the Syntrophales bacterium genome contains:
- a CDS encoding CBS domain-containing protein, whose product is MELKRAGEMMIPLDEYVSIPYWFTLRQAMAEMEKAEVVKGGRKHPPRFMLVFNEKSELLGTVRRRDILRGLEPEFLTGLLIDVRKKLFDVKVDPKLSKIPTDKLWKGIEERAERPVSDVMRLVKTTVDYEDHIIKVIYEMVDSNISLLPVLKDKEVVGVVRTLEVFHEMARLLVK
- a CDS encoding SulP family inorganic anion transporter, with translation MWTRIFPFLKWFERYSTPDLRADLISGLTVALVLIPQSMAYAQLAGLPVYYGLYAAFLPPMVAALFGSSHQLATGPVAVVSLMTATALEPLATAGGEAFIAYAIFLALLVGIFQFALGVLRLGLVVNFLSHPVVNGFTNAAALIIASSQLAKLFGVEVDNAEHHYETVLNACKAALVSTHWPTIGLAVLAFAIMVVLKRVNPRIPNVLVAVVVTTLISWAGGFEHSYKGEFALIASPYVKKTIEEYNGILNKIEEGNRARIPLNDKIEDAKNANGSHSVAVMELKHQVELLNLEIEGLKEKSHVYRSKMRALEFAAVEEGKGKLKFYTAGELPADLKTDGRRWRLKVGNRRLQEKAITFVGGGSVVGEIPRGLPGFTLPKINFTVMLSLFPMAAIISLLGFMEAISIAKAMAARTGQRLDPNQELIGQGLANIIGSLGQSYPVSGSFSRSAVNIQAGAVTGMSSVFTSGVVVIALLFFTPLLYHLPQSVLAAIIMMAVVGLINVRGFIHTWQAQRYDGVIAVISFVGTLIFAPHLDRGILIGVVLSIGLYLLRNMRPDMAMLSKYTDGTYRNAARFGLEQCRHIAVIRFNSSLFFANVNYLEERVLEEVASMPELKHVLIIGHGINELDASGEEMLSLLIGRLREAGYDVSLAGLNDAVLDVLKRTHLYEKIGEDHISHSIAMAIESIHESAHRDSQENECPLLTVCFKGLPVSKNVVSHKS